One Fuerstiella marisgermanici DNA window includes the following coding sequences:
- a CDS encoding neutral/alkaline non-lysosomal ceramidase N-terminal domain-containing protein — protein MNRLATQSFVPVVCLLIAVASAVTAAEPAWRAGVARTKITPDGPYWMGGYASRKRPSEGTLQDLYAKAIAIDDETGSRVVIVTTDLLVITRELGDAVKRRVLETYKLPASHLLLNCSHTHCGPEIRLYRESLHNIPPESARKMHNYVRRLETQLVDLVGQAIANQAPASMSFAEGNASFAVNRRNNRAADVPALRSAGNLIGPVDHSVPVLKVTDRDGSLRAVLFGYACHNTVMSFHKTSGDYAGFAQQYIEEKHPGAVAMFVMGAGGDQNPEPRRKVEYLSKYGRTLADAVETTLADSQREVTGSLRAALASAPLEFQPHADRETLKKQTESTNQYERWKANYILGELKAERTVPRKYELPVQAIQFGNDLLLLAIGGECVVDYSLRTKREFHRDDGPEIWVAGYSNDVFGYLPTLRVLKEGGYEGGGHMVYTKFPGPFTETVEERIFETLDQLVRQVGSQQ, from the coding sequence ATGAACCGTCTAGCAACTCAATCCTTCGTGCCTGTCGTTTGTTTGCTGATCGCCGTCGCATCGGCGGTGACAGCCGCAGAACCAGCCTGGCGCGCCGGTGTGGCCCGAACAAAGATTACTCCGGACGGTCCCTATTGGATGGGCGGTTATGCAAGCCGGAAACGTCCGTCGGAAGGAACGCTTCAGGACCTGTATGCCAAGGCGATCGCGATTGACGATGAGACGGGCTCGCGAGTGGTAATCGTCACAACAGATCTGCTTGTGATCACGCGCGAACTCGGCGATGCCGTCAAACGGCGAGTCCTCGAGACTTACAAATTGCCTGCATCACATCTCCTGCTGAATTGTTCACATACACATTGTGGACCTGAGATCCGGTTGTATCGCGAATCGTTGCACAACATTCCGCCTGAGTCTGCTCGCAAGATGCATAACTATGTCAGGCGACTCGAAACCCAGCTGGTGGATCTTGTGGGACAAGCAATCGCCAATCAGGCCCCTGCCAGCATGAGCTTCGCTGAAGGGAACGCTTCATTCGCTGTGAACCGGCGCAACAATCGGGCCGCCGACGTGCCAGCACTGCGGAGTGCCGGTAACCTGATTGGTCCCGTCGACCATTCCGTGCCCGTGCTGAAGGTAACAGACAGAGACGGCAGCCTGCGAGCGGTCCTGTTTGGCTATGCCTGTCACAATACGGTGATGTCGTTTCACAAAACATCAGGAGACTACGCCGGTTTCGCTCAGCAATATATCGAAGAAAAACATCCTGGCGCGGTGGCGATGTTCGTGATGGGCGCCGGCGGAGACCAGAATCCTGAGCCTCGCCGCAAAGTCGAATACCTGAGCAAGTATGGCCGAACTCTGGCTGATGCCGTCGAAACAACACTGGCCGATAGCCAGCGCGAAGTCACTGGTTCGCTACGTGCCGCACTCGCAAGTGCTCCGCTGGAATTCCAGCCACACGCCGATCGCGAAACGCTGAAAAAGCAGACAGAGTCGACGAACCAATACGAACGCTGGAAAGCCAACTACATTTTGGGCGAACTTAAAGCTGAGCGGACCGTGCCACGGAAGTACGAATTGCCCGTTCAAGCCATCCAGTTCGGTAACGATCTTTTGCTTCTCGCCATTGGTGGTGAGTGTGTTGTCGATTATTCACTACGAACCAAACGCGAATTCCATCGCGACGATGGTCCGGAGATCTGGGTCGCAGGCTATTCGAACGACGTATTTGGCTACCTGCCGACGCTGCGGGTCCTGAAGGAAGGTGGCTATGAGGGCGGTGGCCACATGGTCTACACGAAATTTCCGGGGCCGTTTACGGAAACGGTTGAGGAACGCATCTTCGAAACGCTCGACCAACTTGTTCGACAGGTGGGATCACAACAATGA
- a CDS encoding arylsulfatase — translation METSSRNITVEDKDAIASNVTSLVDWRQLLFFAVVLMVYSAERVHAEATRPNVLLIMCDDLGYSDLGCYGGEIQTPHLDRLAEDGLRFSQFYNCAVCVTTRSALLTGLYPRQAKRPYLRTNMVTLGEALGRAGYATSLTGKWHLGSEPPLRPIDRGFEEFYGVLDGCCNFFNPAQLDPEFYNGGRARPFAHYDKRLTQFPKDYYTTDAFSDHAATTIKRFAKGNKPFFVHLCYTAPHFPLHAFAEDIERYRGNYSDGYIPMRERRHERQAELGLFTSLPQLSAEEDKKGDFRYDYDVPDWEKLPASERKREEARMETYAAMVDRMDQGIGRVLTALDEAGVAENTVVMFLSDNGGCASWPNAKPGQEEGFITYNKDIPVGDGHGYEFVGKGWGWAQNAPFRKFKGWCYEGGIATPMIVRWPGKVARGSITHEVGHVIDLMPTLLELAESEYPLEFNGNRILPVEGRSLLPILQGQEQDAPRSLSWELFGNRAIRQGDWKLVWGASEKQWELYNLKNDRSETNDIASNFPERVTAMIRDWEAWRARVEHQDH, via the coding sequence ATGGAAACGTCGAGCAGGAACATCACAGTAGAGGATAAAGACGCGATTGCTTCCAACGTGACGTCGTTGGTCGACTGGAGACAGCTGCTTTTCTTTGCTGTCGTGTTGATGGTCTATTCTGCGGAGCGGGTCCACGCTGAAGCCACGCGGCCGAACGTTTTGCTCATCATGTGTGACGATCTGGGGTACTCGGACCTGGGCTGTTACGGCGGCGAGATTCAGACGCCGCATCTTGATCGGCTCGCGGAAGACGGATTGCGGTTTTCGCAGTTCTACAACTGCGCCGTCTGCGTGACGACTCGATCGGCACTGCTGACGGGGTTGTATCCACGCCAGGCAAAGCGGCCTTACCTGCGCACAAATATGGTCACGCTCGGTGAGGCGCTGGGGCGGGCGGGCTACGCCACATCGCTCACGGGAAAGTGGCATCTGGGAAGCGAGCCGCCGCTAAGGCCGATCGACCGCGGCTTTGAAGAATTCTATGGGGTGCTCGACGGTTGCTGCAATTTCTTCAATCCTGCGCAGCTGGACCCTGAATTCTACAACGGCGGGCGAGCCCGTCCGTTTGCACACTACGACAAGCGGCTCACGCAGTTCCCGAAAGATTACTACACAACCGACGCTTTCTCAGATCATGCCGCAACGACGATCAAACGCTTCGCCAAAGGCAATAAGCCGTTCTTCGTGCATCTGTGTTACACCGCTCCGCACTTTCCGCTGCACGCGTTCGCCGAAGATATCGAACGTTATCGCGGTAACTATTCGGACGGCTACATTCCGATGCGTGAGCGACGACATGAACGGCAGGCCGAATTGGGTCTGTTCACTTCATTGCCCCAACTTTCGGCCGAAGAGGACAAGAAGGGGGACTTCCGCTACGACTACGACGTTCCCGACTGGGAAAAGCTCCCCGCTTCTGAACGGAAACGCGAGGAAGCCCGCATGGAGACGTACGCCGCGATGGTCGACCGAATGGATCAAGGCATCGGGCGCGTTCTGACAGCATTGGACGAGGCTGGCGTCGCGGAAAACACCGTAGTGATGTTCCTGTCCGACAATGGCGGCTGTGCCTCGTGGCCAAATGCCAAACCCGGACAGGAAGAAGGCTTTATCACATACAACAAAGATATCCCGGTGGGAGACGGTCACGGCTACGAATTTGTCGGCAAAGGATGGGGCTGGGCTCAGAATGCGCCATTCCGTAAGTTCAAAGGGTGGTGTTACGAAGGCGGCATCGCCACGCCGATGATTGTCCGTTGGCCAGGAAAAGTCGCACGCGGCTCGATCACACACGAGGTCGGACACGTTATCGACCTCATGCCCACACTGCTCGAACTGGCAGAAAGTGAATATCCGCTTGAGTTCAATGGGAACAGAATACTGCCAGTCGAAGGCAGAAGTCTTCTGCCGATACTACAGGGTCAAGAACAAGACGCACCTCGATCCTTAAGCTGGGAACTGTTCGGCAACCGTGCAATCCGACAGGGCGACTGGAAGCTTGTATGGGGAGCGAGTGAGAAGCAGTGGGAGCTGTATAACCTGAAGAATGACCGCAGCGAAACCAATGACATCGCATCAAACTTCCCCGAACGCGTGACCGCAATGATCCGCGATTGGGAAGCGTGGCGAGCGAGAGTCGAACACCAGGACCATTGA
- a CDS encoding DUF1579 domain-containing protein, protein MFAKPQQEHQWLDQLIGQWKFEHNCEMPDGTKSNTSGTMNCRSLGGMWLICESSGESPDGEWSSVMTLGFDPAQNQFVGTFVGSMMANIWPYHGVLDANGKRLPLNSEGPKFDGSGMGKYRDIIEIVDTNTWLLTSELQSDEGDWQQFMVAKHTRV, encoded by the coding sequence ATGTTTGCCAAACCACAGCAGGAACACCAGTGGCTGGACCAACTGATTGGTCAATGGAAGTTCGAGCATAACTGCGAGATGCCTGATGGCACCAAGTCAAACACCAGCGGCACCATGAATTGTCGGTCGCTCGGTGGCATGTGGCTGATTTGCGAAAGCAGCGGCGAGTCACCGGACGGCGAGTGGTCGTCGGTGATGACACTGGGGTTTGATCCGGCTCAAAACCAGTTTGTCGGAACTTTTGTTGGTTCGATGATGGCAAACATCTGGCCATACCACGGCGTTCTCGACGCCAATGGCAAACGATTGCCGCTCAACTCGGAAGGGCCCAAATTCGATGGAAGTGGGATGGGAAAGTATCGAGACATCATCGAAATCGTCGACACAAACACCTGGCTGTTAACCAGCGAACTTCAATCGGACGAAGGCGATTGGCAGCAATTCATGGTCGCGAAACACACGCGTGTTTAG
- a CDS encoding DUF899 domain-containing protein — protein MIAARDLKFARDAEAEQQLEPPTEGRPRIVSRTQWQQTLDRFQAKEKKATRERDALAAERRRLPMVKIETDYTFDGPSGKVRFIDLFEGRRQLAVYHFMFAESVGGWPDAGCPGCSCFVDNVGHPAHFQARDLSLALVSRGPLENLEAYKQRMGWSLPWYSSAETSFNEDFGVTTPQGETHGLSMFLREGDDIYQTYFTGRRGVEVLLSNFTLLDMAPLGRQENWENLPPGWPQSEPYVWWRRHDEYGPPEVVQL, from the coding sequence ATGATCGCTGCTCGCGACTTGAAATTCGCCCGGGATGCCGAAGCAGAGCAACAGTTGGAACCTCCGACCGAAGGACGTCCGCGAATCGTATCACGCACCCAGTGGCAACAGACACTCGACAGATTTCAGGCAAAAGAAAAGAAGGCAACTCGAGAACGCGATGCGTTGGCTGCCGAGCGTCGGCGTCTGCCGATGGTCAAAATTGAGACCGACTACACGTTTGATGGTCCATCTGGAAAAGTGCGATTCATTGATCTGTTTGAAGGTCGACGACAGTTGGCCGTCTATCACTTTATGTTTGCCGAAAGCGTCGGTGGTTGGCCAGACGCAGGCTGTCCGGGCTGCTCGTGTTTCGTGGACAACGTCGGCCATCCGGCTCACTTTCAGGCGCGAGACCTGTCGCTGGCACTTGTATCCCGCGGGCCGCTTGAGAATCTGGAAGCCTACAAGCAGCGGATGGGCTGGAGCCTGCCGTGGTACTCGTCGGCGGAGACGTCTTTCAACGAAGACTTCGGCGTGACGACTCCGCAGGGAGAAACTCACGGGTTGAGCATGTTTCTTCGAGAGGGTGACGACATTTATCAGACTTACTTCACCGGACGACGCGGCGTCGAAGTGCTGCTTAGTAACTTCACTTTGCTCGACATGGCTCCGCTTGGTCGGCAGGAAAACTGGGAAAATTTGCCGCCCGGTTGGCCTCAGTCCGAGCCCTACGTTTGGTGGCGCCGGCACGATGAATACGGTCCGCCGGAGGTTGTGCAACTATGA
- a CDS encoding VOC family protein, with protein MSKMIFINLPVADLKASMAFYEALGFTKNPQFSDETAVCMVWSETIHAMLLTHKKWRTFTTRPIPATDSSEVMLALSCDSQEEVDKLNEAAAKHGGTADINPKQDLGFMYSRSIADLDGHVWEMGWMDPSVIQQQQ; from the coding sequence ATGTCAAAAATGATCTTTATTAATTTGCCCGTCGCTGACCTCAAGGCATCCATGGCTTTCTATGAGGCCCTTGGTTTCACGAAGAATCCGCAGTTCAGTGACGAAACCGCCGTCTGCATGGTGTGGAGCGAAACCATCCACGCCATGTTGCTGACTCACAAAAAATGGCGAACGTTCACCACCAGGCCCATTCCGGCGACAGATTCAAGCGAAGTCATGCTGGCCCTGTCCTGCGACAGTCAAGAAGAAGTGGATAAACTGAACGAGGCTGCGGCCAAACACGGTGGTACTGCCGACATCAACCCGAAACAGGATTTGGGTTTCATGTATAGCCGTTCGATTGCAGACCTCGATGGTCACGTGTGGGAAATGGGTTGGATGGACCCCAGCGTGATACAGCAACAGCAGTAG
- a CDS encoding DoxX family protein yields the protein MKMTGWVLSVLIALFLGVASAMGKFTQWEGKAEMFDNLGWGEDVMFKIGIVEVAIAILFLIPRTALVGAILLAAYLGGATATHVRVGDPFYFPIIIGVVAWIAIGLRKPEVFRLALGNDKPVSQENQP from the coding sequence ATGAAAATGACTGGATGGGTGCTAAGCGTTCTGATCGCGCTGTTTCTGGGCGTTGCCAGTGCGATGGGAAAGTTCACGCAGTGGGAAGGCAAGGCCGAGATGTTTGACAACCTGGGTTGGGGGGAAGACGTGATGTTTAAGATCGGGATCGTCGAAGTGGCGATCGCGATTCTGTTTCTGATTCCGCGCACCGCACTCGTTGGAGCGATCCTGCTGGCGGCTTATCTGGGTGGAGCCACGGCGACTCATGTTCGCGTCGGTGATCCATTCTATTTCCCGATCATCATCGGAGTCGTCGCCTGGATCGCAATTGGCCTGCGCAAGCCCGAAGTCTTTCGCCTCGCATTGGGAAATGACAAA